A window of Candidatus Cloacimonadota bacterium contains these coding sequences:
- the rpmF gene encoding 50S ribosomal protein L32 — MAVPKRRTSKTRRDKRRTHDALTPPAVSTCSKCGEPARPHHVCDNCGTYSGRQIKAAAEKE; from the coding sequence ATGGCAGTCCCAAAAAGAAGAACTTCGAAAACCCGCAGAGATAAACGCAGAACGCACGACGCGCTCACGCCTCCGGCTGTGAGCACCTGCTCCAAATGCGGAGAGCCCGCCCGTCCGCACCACGTGTGCGACAATTGCGGCACCTACTCCGGCAGGCAGATCAAAGCCGCCGCCGAGAAGGAGTAA
- the plsX gene encoding phosphate acyltransferase PlsX has protein sequence MRIALDAFGSDKAPFPEIEGAIQAIKEDICDEVILVGDEASLRNDLEKYFYDKDRIRIEHASERINMEDHAAEAVRAKKNSSMVRTVQLHMSGAADAAVSAGNSGAFMTASLFGYGRIKGVSRPAIAVTLPTMKQPEILLDMGANVDCDAENLLQFAQLGTIYFSYIYKVPNPRVALLNIGEENAKGNFMSREAWNLLSQAQDLNFVGNIEGKDVLKGDCDVIVCDGFVGNVVLKTIEGAVMAVFELLKEQLNKDWIAKFGAVLSYPVYSYLRHKLDHTEIGGALLVGLNGCSIVCHGSSNANAIKNGIQFAVRTAQAGVVNHTKEYFERISKCHCTMPNSLLSAATLRQR, from the coding sequence GTGCGCATTGCCCTAGACGCTTTTGGAAGCGACAAAGCGCCGTTTCCAGAGATAGAGGGCGCCATTCAGGCCATCAAGGAAGACATTTGCGACGAGGTCATCCTGGTCGGCGATGAAGCCTCTCTCCGGAATGATCTGGAGAAATACTTCTACGACAAAGACCGGATCCGCATCGAGCATGCCAGCGAGCGCATCAACATGGAAGACCACGCCGCTGAGGCCGTGCGCGCCAAAAAGAATTCCTCGATGGTCCGCACAGTGCAACTGCACATGTCCGGGGCCGCGGACGCGGCTGTGAGCGCCGGCAATTCCGGGGCTTTCATGACCGCCTCCCTCTTTGGCTACGGCCGCATCAAAGGCGTTTCCCGTCCCGCGATCGCTGTTACCCTGCCCACTATGAAACAGCCCGAAATCCTGCTGGATATGGGCGCGAACGTGGATTGCGACGCCGAAAACCTGCTCCAGTTCGCCCAGCTTGGCACCATCTATTTCAGCTATATCTACAAGGTTCCGAACCCCCGCGTCGCCCTGCTGAACATCGGCGAGGAAAACGCCAAGGGCAATTTTATGTCCCGTGAGGCCTGGAACCTGCTTTCCCAGGCACAGGACCTCAATTTCGTGGGCAACATCGAGGGCAAGGACGTGCTGAAGGGAGACTGCGACGTGATTGTCTGCGACGGCTTTGTGGGCAACGTGGTGCTGAAGACGATCGAAGGCGCGGTGATGGCCGTTTTCGAACTGCTGAAAGAGCAGCTCAACAAAGACTGGATCGCCAAATTCGGGGCGGTCCTCTCTTATCCGGTTTACAGCTATCTAAGGCACAAGCTCGACCACACCGAGATCGGCGGCGCCCTGCTGGTGGGGCTGAACGGCTGCAGCATCGTTTGCCACGGCAGCAGCAACGCCAACGCTATAAAAAACGGAATCCAATTCGCCGTGCGCACCGCGCAGGCAGGTGTTGTGAACCACACCAAGGAATATTTCGAGAGGATAAGCAAATGCCATTGCACAATGCCAAATTCGCTTCTTTCGGCAGCCACGCTCCGGCAAAGATAG
- a CDS encoding ketoacyl-ACP synthase III has product MPLHNAKFASFGSHAPAKIVNNFDLEKIVETSDEWIRTRTGMFERHHCTPEEAASDLAIVAATNAIEASKVRYRDIDLIVTATVTGDHPFPSTSCVLQKKLGLKNIPAFDVSAGCTGFVYALDVAKNYVENGSAQNVLVIGVDILTKITNWSDRNTCVLFGDGAGATILSRAQKNDISRIIDSLIFADGSQGELLYQAAGGSRMPASHESVDKNLHTVYMEGNRIYKNAIRSMFASTDELLKRNKMGVEDVDWIIPHQANLRIIEGLADKLHVPMSKVIVNIEKYGNTSSATIPLAMDEAIRANKIRRGDIILFTSFGAGLTWGSLLARY; this is encoded by the coding sequence ATGCCATTGCACAATGCCAAATTCGCTTCTTTCGGCAGCCACGCTCCGGCAAAGATAGTCAACAACTTCGATCTGGAAAAGATCGTGGAAACCTCCGACGAATGGATCCGCACCCGCACCGGGATGTTTGAGCGCCACCACTGCACTCCGGAGGAAGCGGCCAGTGACCTTGCCATCGTCGCAGCCACCAACGCCATAGAGGCTTCCAAAGTGAGATACCGGGATATCGACCTCATCGTGACTGCCACCGTGACCGGCGACCATCCCTTTCCCTCCACTTCCTGTGTGTTGCAGAAAAAGCTGGGCCTGAAAAACATCCCCGCCTTTGATGTCTCCGCTGGCTGCACCGGCTTTGTGTACGCCCTGGACGTGGCCAAAAACTACGTGGAAAACGGCAGCGCGCAAAATGTGCTGGTGATCGGCGTGGACATTCTCACCAAAATCACGAACTGGAGCGACCGCAACACTTGTGTTCTCTTCGGCGACGGCGCCGGGGCGACCATCCTTTCCCGGGCCCAAAAGAACGATATCTCAAGGATCATTGATTCACTCATTTTTGCCGACGGCAGCCAGGGCGAACTGCTCTATCAGGCAGCCGGCGGTTCCCGTATGCCCGCCAGCCACGAATCCGTGGACAAGAACCTCCACACCGTTTACATGGAAGGCAACCGCATCTACAAAAACGCCATCCGTTCGATGTTTGCCTCCACCGACGAACTGCTAAAGCGCAACAAAATGGGGGTTGAGGACGTCGACTGGATCATCCCCCACCAGGCCAACCTGCGCATTATCGAAGGCCTGGCTGACAAACTTCACGTGCCGATGAGCAAGGTGATCGTGAACATCGAAAAATACGGCAACACCTCCTCGGCCACCATTCCCCTGGCGATGGACGAAGCCATCCGCGCTAACAAGATCCGCCGCGGCGATATCATTCTGTTCACCTCCTTCGGCGCCGGGCTCACTTGGGGCAGCCTGCTGGCCAGGTATTGA
- the fabD gene encoding ACP S-malonyltransferase encodes MKTAFVFPGQGAQYVGMARDFCEAVPEFAIELEAFDRCHGTDLRQIMFEGPEELLKETRHTQPAILFHSICALKVFERHTNIRPACVAGHSLGEFSALVANGTLDWQDALHLVHKRGEFMIEANAGSPFAMAAVIGLEAQAVIEACAEAEAEGLVRAVNFNTPIQTVISGTEAGVAKAREILSAKGAKRVLPLVVGGPFHTPLIEKASHWLEVEMARVEFRDAEIPVISNVDAAPATEGSVSRAKLVRQVVSPVLWVDSVKAMLASGITRFIEFGPQKVLSGMIKNIDKEAKVLNFGWMEELDDLLSAL; translated from the coding sequence ATGAAAACAGCGTTCGTTTTTCCCGGACAGGGGGCCCAATACGTAGGCATGGCCCGTGATTTCTGTGAAGCCGTGCCCGAATTCGCCATCGAGCTGGAGGCCTTTGACCGGTGCCACGGCACGGATCTGCGCCAGATCATGTTTGAAGGACCGGAAGAGCTTTTGAAGGAAACCCGCCACACCCAGCCGGCCATCCTCTTCCACAGTATCTGTGCCCTAAAGGTTTTTGAGCGCCATACTAACATCCGCCCCGCCTGCGTAGCCGGCCATTCCCTGGGCGAATTCAGCGCCCTGGTCGCCAACGGCACCCTGGACTGGCAGGACGCTCTGCATTTGGTGCACAAACGCGGGGAATTCATGATAGAAGCCAACGCCGGCAGCCCCTTTGCCATGGCTGCCGTGATAGGGCTGGAAGCCCAGGCCGTAATTGAAGCCTGCGCCGAAGCTGAAGCTGAAGGCCTGGTGCGCGCGGTGAACTTCAACACCCCCATCCAGACAGTGATTTCCGGCACAGAAGCCGGGGTCGCCAAAGCCCGCGAGATCCTCTCCGCCAAAGGCGCCAAGAGGGTTTTGCCGCTGGTCGTGGGCGGGCCCTTCCACACTCCACTGATCGAAAAAGCCAGCCACTGGCTCGAGGTGGAGATGGCCAGGGTGGAGTTCCGCGACGCTGAAATCCCCGTGATTTCCAATGTGGACGCAGCGCCCGCCACAGAGGGCTCTGTCAGCCGCGCCAAGCTGGTGCGCCAGGTGGTTTCGCCGGTGCTCTGGGTGGACAGTGTAAAGGCCATGCTGGCCTCCGGAATCACCCGTTTCATCGAGTTCGGGCCCCAAAAAGTGCTAAGCGGCATGATCAAGAACATTGACAAAGAAGCCAAGGTTTTAAACTTTGGCTGGATGGAGGAGCTGGACGATTTGCTCAGCGCCCTCTAA
- the fabG gene encoding 3-oxoacyl-[acyl-carrier-protein] reductase → MNTANYNLQNKTVVITGAARGIGFAIAEAFAAQGSHVVIVDLARDSVDQAVQSLAQRGFSASGEVGDVTQGEAMEAIFASIVSARGGIDCLVNNAGVTRDNLLLRMKQEEWDLVLKINLSGSFICTQKVFKHMMKARSGSIINIASVIGIIGNAGQANYAASKGGLIAFTKSCAKEFASRGVRVNAIAPGFIETEMTATLPAEVVASYAKAIPLQKMGSPADIARVCLFLASDDSSYLTGQTIAVDGGLTMH, encoded by the coding sequence ATGAATACTGCGAACTACAACCTTCAGAACAAAACAGTGGTAATCACCGGCGCTGCCCGCGGAATCGGCTTCGCGATAGCGGAAGCTTTTGCCGCCCAGGGCAGCCATGTGGTGATCGTAGATCTGGCCCGCGACAGCGTGGACCAAGCCGTTCAAAGCCTCGCCCAGCGTGGATTCTCAGCCTCCGGTGAAGTGGGCGATGTAACCCAGGGTGAAGCCATGGAAGCCATTTTTGCCTCCATAGTCAGCGCCCGCGGCGGGATAGACTGCCTGGTGAACAACGCCGGCGTCACCCGCGACAATCTGCTGCTGCGCATGAAGCAGGAGGAATGGGACCTGGTGCTGAAAATCAACCTCAGCGGCAGCTTCATCTGCACCCAGAAAGTTTTCAAACACATGATGAAGGCCAGAAGCGGCTCCATCATCAACATCGCCAGCGTTATCGGCATCATAGGCAACGCCGGCCAGGCCAACTACGCGGCCTCCAAAGGCGGCCTCATCGCTTTCACCAAAAGCTGCGCCAAGGAATTCGCCTCCCGGGGCGTGCGCGTGAACGCCATTGCTCCAGGATTCATCGAGACGGAGATGACCGCAACCCTTCCTGCCGAGGTGGTGGCTTCCTACGCAAAAGCCATCCCGCTGCAGAAAATGGGCTCCCCGGCAGACATCGCCAGGGTCTGCCTCTTTCTCGCCTCGGACGACAGCTCCTACCTCACCGGCCAGACCATTGCCGTCGATGGCGGTCTGACCATGCACTGA
- a CDS encoding acyl carrier protein — MDIEAKVKQIVMDKLGVEESQVVPAANFIEDLRADSLDTVELVMAFEEEFSINIPDEDQDKLRTVGQAIDYLKEKLA; from the coding sequence ATGGATATTGAAGCCAAAGTCAAACAGATCGTGATGGACAAACTCGGCGTGGAGGAATCTCAAGTTGTTCCCGCCGCCAACTTCATCGAAGACCTGCGTGCCGATTCCCTGGACACTGTGGAATTGGTCATGGCATTTGAGGAAGAATTCTCGATCAATATCCCTGATGAAGATCAGGACAAGCTCCGCACAGTCGGACAAGCCATCGACTACCTGAAGGAAAAGCTGGCTTAA
- the fabF gene encoding beta-ketoacyl-ACP synthase II, which produces MKRRVVITGMGALTPVGHNVAETWNNLVNGVSGVDTITSFDTSALSAKIAAQIKDFHPEEHFDLKEARKMDSFTHFAMVAAREAVKDAGIDSARQDGRRVGVITGVGIGGIYTFEEETIKNHLQGPRRISPFFIPKMISNIAAAHIAIEHGFKGPNFSIASACASANHAIGTAFRAIQYGDADIIISGGAEAGVTALSVGGFCALRALSTRNDDPKGASRPFDAGRDGFVMSEGAAFLVLEELEHAKARGATIYAELAGYAATDDAFHITAPLDDGSGSAEAMLGAIADAGISPADIQYVNAHGTSTPLNDKGETHSLKSCFGDHAYKLKINSTKSMVGHMLGAAAGIEAIVCVKTIETGILHPTINLSQPDPDCDLDYVPNTPQNHEVIYALSNSLGFGGHNSALVIKKYI; this is translated from the coding sequence ATGAAAAGACGAGTGGTTATTACAGGCATGGGAGCCCTGACCCCGGTGGGGCACAATGTGGCTGAAACCTGGAACAACCTGGTGAACGGTGTGTCGGGAGTGGATACCATCACCTCCTTTGACACCTCAGCCCTTTCCGCCAAGATCGCCGCCCAGATAAAAGATTTTCATCCCGAAGAGCATTTCGACCTCAAGGAAGCCCGCAAGATGGATTCCTTCACCCACTTTGCCATGGTGGCGGCCCGCGAGGCTGTTAAGGACGCTGGTATAGATTCTGCCAGGCAGGACGGCCGCCGCGTAGGCGTGATCACCGGAGTGGGCATCGGCGGAATCTACACCTTCGAGGAAGAGACCATCAAAAACCACCTGCAGGGCCCGCGCCGGATCAGCCCCTTTTTCATCCCCAAAATGATATCCAACATAGCCGCTGCCCACATCGCCATAGAACACGGCTTCAAAGGCCCCAACTTCAGCATTGCCAGCGCCTGCGCCAGCGCCAACCACGCCATCGGAACCGCTTTCCGCGCCATCCAGTATGGAGATGCCGATATCATCATCAGCGGCGGCGCTGAAGCCGGGGTGACCGCACTCTCCGTCGGCGGATTCTGCGCCCTGAGGGCCCTTTCCACCCGCAACGACGATCCCAAAGGCGCTTCCCGTCCCTTCGACGCCGGACGCGACGGCTTTGTGATGAGCGAAGGAGCCGCCTTCCTCGTGCTGGAAGAACTGGAACATGCCAAAGCCCGCGGAGCAACAATTTATGCCGAACTTGCCGGATATGCCGCCACCGACGATGCCTTTCACATCACCGCTCCCCTCGACGACGGCTCAGGTAGCGCCGAAGCCATGCTGGGCGCCATTGCCGACGCCGGGATCAGCCCCGCCGACATCCAGTATGTGAACGCCCACGGCACCTCCACCCCTCTCAACGACAAAGGAGAAACCCACTCCCTCAAAAGTTGCTTTGGTGACCACGCCTACAAGCTCAAGATCAATTCCACCAAATCCATGGTCGGCCATATGCTGGGCGCAGCCGCCGGAATCGAGGCCATCGTCTGCGTTAAGACCATCGAGACCGGCATCCTGCACCCCACCATCAACCTCAGCCAGCCGGACCCCGATTGCGACCTGGATTACGTGCCCAACACCCCGCAGAATCATGAGGTCATTTATGCCCTCTCCAATTCTCTGGGCTTTGGCGGGCACAATTCCGCCCTCGTGATCAAAAAATACATCTGA
- the rnc gene encoding ribonuclease III, producing the protein MKKIIHRIVEYFNGKKIAEHYPKWEKSLVQLQKKIEYNFHDPTLLRAALTHKSYLRRNFGDHKTPSPFERMEFLGDSILGFIVSKELFSRHPDEQEGKLSKLKSKIVSETYLTLKANALDLGKYLLLSPEEQQSGGAKKSSILSDSVEALICAIYLDSGIASATRFIKNQILTDYETTVNRNELVNYKSILQEHLQAHSEEPPRYVTVAEEGPEHNKTFIVETHLGNELLGRGKGNTKKTAQQEAARAACQKLGL; encoded by the coding sequence TTGAAAAAGATCATACACAGGATAGTTGAATACTTCAACGGCAAAAAGATAGCCGAGCACTATCCCAAGTGGGAAAAGAGCCTGGTCCAGTTGCAGAAAAAGATCGAATACAACTTTCACGACCCCACCCTGCTGCGCGCCGCCCTCACCCACAAATCCTATCTACGCCGCAATTTTGGCGACCACAAAACCCCCTCGCCCTTTGAACGAATGGAGTTTTTGGGCGATTCCATCCTCGGTTTCATCGTTTCCAAAGAGCTCTTTTCACGCCATCCCGACGAGCAGGAGGGCAAGCTCAGCAAGCTCAAATCCAAGATCGTCTCCGAAACTTATCTCACCCTCAAAGCCAACGCCCTCGACCTGGGCAAATACCTGCTGCTCAGCCCCGAGGAACAGCAATCCGGCGGCGCCAAAAAATCCTCCATCCTCAGCGATTCCGTTGAAGCCCTCATCTGCGCCATCTACCTGGACAGCGGCATCGCCTCCGCCACCAGATTCATCAAAAACCAGATCCTCACCGACTATGAAACCACGGTGAACCGCAACGAGTTGGTGAACTACAAAAGCATCCTCCAGGAACACCTCCAGGCCCACAGCGAGGAACCGCCCCGCTATGTGACCGTCGCCGAGGAAGGCCCGGAACACAACAAAACCTTCATTGTGGAAACCCACCTGGGCAACGAACTGCTTGGACGCGGCAAAGGCAACACCAAAAAGACCGCTCAACAGGAAGCCGCTCGAGCTGCCTGTCAGAAACTTGGGCTCTGA